GAATTGTTAGCGGCGGTGGTTCTGGTCATGAACCGACACATGCGGGTTTTGTCGGGCAAGGTATGCTAAGTGCAGCGGTGTGCGGTGAAGTATTTACTTCACCAACTCCAGATCAGATTTATGCTGCCATCAAAGCAGTTGATCAAGGGCAAGGCGTTTTTTTAGTAGTTAAAAACTATTCTGGCGATGTGATGAACTTTGATATGGCTAAGGATTTAGCGCAAATGGATGGCATCAAGGTTAAGTCAATTGTAGTTGACGATGATATTGCAGTTGAAAACAGTACTTTTACTCAAGGAAGACGCGGGGTTGCTGGCACAGTCTTTATGCATAAAGTTTTGGGTGCTGCTGCGCAATCTGGTGCTAGTCTTGATGAAGTTGCCACTTTAGCTCAGAAAGTTTTGCCTTGCATTAAGACAATTGCGGTAGCATTGTCTGCAGCAACTAATCCAGAAACTGGCAAGCCAGGATTTGTTTTATCAGATGATGAGATTGAATTTGGCGTTGGTATTCATTCTGAACCTGGTTATCGCAGGGAAACTATCAAACCTGCTAAAGAACTGGTTGCGGAATTAGTTAAGCAATTGGATAAGCAAATGCAATTGTCGGCACAGAAAAAATATGCAGTTTTAGTTAACGGTATGGGAGCAACACCATTAATGGAGCAATATATTTTTAGTAACGATTTACTGGATAAGCTACAAGAATATCAGATTGAACCTGTATTTATGAAAATTGGTAACTATATGACCTCTCTTGATATGGCAGGAAT
This DNA window, taken from Lactobacillus sp. ESL0684, encodes the following:
- the dhaK gene encoding dihydroxyacetone kinase subunit DhaK; the encoded protein is MKKIINDPVNVVREMVAGMVRSYPQYLTKIPETNAVMRADRNSLAGKVGIVSGGGSGHEPTHAGFVGQGMLSAAVCGEVFTSPTPDQIYAAIKAVDQGQGVFLVVKNYSGDVMNFDMAKDLAQMDGIKVKSIVVDDDIAVENSTFTQGRRGVAGTVFMHKVLGAAAQSGASLDEVATLAQKVLPCIKTIAVALSAATNPETGKPGFVLSDDEIEFGVGIHSEPGYRRETIKPAKELVAELVKQLDKQMQLSAQKKYAVLVNGMGATPLMEQYIFSNDLLDKLQEYQIEPVFMKIGNYMTSLDMAGISLTLFELQDTQWLDYLQAPTKTIAW